aaattaaaggCAAATTAAACAacgtatttttatattattaatttgactattttatgtaTTGCTCTTAGGGGAGCAAAGTGTTTGTAATGCCTATAATGGAATCTTCTAATTATTATTAACAACTTATATAAATTTCATGGTGGGTACTAGGGGGAATTTATGGCATAGACTAGAGGATCTTATACTTATGCTTTTCCTACTATTAACatttaaaacttgtaaaataatttaaaatttaatcttaTGGAGTACTGTGTAAAACACTTTTTTGGGGAAATTTACAACTATTTTTTTAGACTATGATCGATATTTTAGAGACacatcttaactaaactaaagtCCTATCACCctctgaacttttttttttttgtaattttgtgcatcATTTTGGCTTATGTGACATTCAAATATCTCTCACGCGTCTCAATTGCGTGCAGTTACAGAATATGTCACGTAAGActaaaggtgcacaaaattacaaaaaaaaaattcagggGGGATAATTGGAGCTTAATTTAGTTAAGGTGTCTGGAATTTCGGTTATAGTCTAGGGGGGTACTTATATATTTTCCCTACTTGTTTCCTACtatttttttatgtgattttgtCTACTTCATGAATCTTcacttttattaataatttctcatttttttcgtCCGTACACGTGTTTTTCTTAAGAAAAAGAATAGATATCTATTGAAAAACGTTTTAATTATATGTACAGCTATATATCTAGTAAGAATCATTTTGATAATATGTATCGTTGTCTATATAAACAGGAACAGGTGAATCATCGCTTTTGTATGAAATTGTAAAAACTCAAAAGTTAATGTGATTAAAAGTTGATGCACTAGTTGGTTGTCAAAGTGTTATGTCTAGTATTCTTGGGGTAATCTAATAGTGTAAACAAAATACATATTAGCTTGATAAAGAGGGTTGGTTATCGATTCACGTAAATGAAGTAGCTTATTTACTCAATACATATATATGCGCGCACACATAGTCAcaatattaaaaagtaaaatttagcAGTGAGACAAATTATGtagctaaataataaaaattttcgtTAGTCTATTTAGTGATGGATTAGCAATAGATTTTGTTAGCTTACGAGCTATTTAGCGATAAAGTTCATAGCTAATCTAATTTTTCATGCAGAGATATACTAAAATCTACTAAATATTCTGCATCgaacttatttattattataatattaactTAAATTATTGTAAAAACTCATAAACTCCACGTTCTAAATCAATTTCAAAGCttaaaccctttttgaaatacttATAAATAGAAGCTTACTCACCCATTTGACCCAAACCAAATATCAAAATAGTGAATCTTGAACTCTATCTCATCTCTCTATTTATCTTTCTTCATAATCTTTCACAAACttcattattctttttaattttcttaaaaatattattttaaaatgatgaagTTTGTGGATTGTACCAATTGCAacacaaccttactactcccTAACGGTGCTCAGTCGATACGCTGCGCAATATGTTGCGCAGTAGTATCGGCTGACACAACCGAATCTCGAAAGACGAGCCGGTTAACATCATACATGAATAACTACTTTCCTATGTTACACGGCCGCACATCTCCTGCGGCCGGACAGAAGATTCAACCCCCTCCGGCCTTCGGCCGGAAGAGGGCTTTGATTATTGgaattacatataaaaatacTAAAGATGAGCTCCAAGGATGCATCAATGATGCTAAATGTATGAAGTTCTTGCTTGTCAATAGATTCAAGTTCCCTCAAGAAGCTGTTATAATGCTCACTGGTAAAATATCCACTTTTATTACTACTACTTTTTTTGCCAAATATTCACTTTTACTGTCAGAGACGAAGCCAGAATTTTAACTTTATAGGTTCTAGATTATAGAATGATGTTTTAATCTTGTTAATTTGAGATATGATGTTTTGAATTTGATAATCAAAAACACATCTAAagtattcttattttttgagtttcatacatATCATATGTGCAACCTAAATTCTATTATCatcaattatttatcaaaatacacTTCAACTATCCACAATTGAATTGAGGGTCTTTCGGGAACAATCTTTCTGTCTCCACGAATTAGTAATAAGAATTGTGAATACTCGAtcctccccagaccccacttataaaattttataaggtACGTCGTTATTGTTGTACACCTCAACTATCGATTGTTCctttttcatatttgaattaatttctCCAAAACTTAGTGGATTCCTTTGGTCTGAACTAAGCATCTGATGCATAGTGTGTTTAATGAGTGTAATCTACTTTAGAATTTCATTGAGTTGTCCCATTAACTCATCTAAAGATGCCTATAGCTTTCTCCAATCACACAACTTTAAAGAAAGTGAACCACTTTAGAATCTCACAAAGCCAACCTCACTAGGTGGTTTCTTCCCATCTGTCTAAGCCTTAGATTAGTGGATAGAGTTATCTGGTATCTGTGTGCACGCCCCCCATGAATTAGTCAAGATGCGTGCAAGCTGAGCTGGATATTGGACACCACGAtcatcacaacaacaacaaaacaaacttAGTTGTGATTACTGATGTTGACGAAAAAAAACTCATATTAACTAACCCTAATCTTCCATTTTCTCACTTacagaagaagaaagagatccACAAAGAATTCCAACTCTACGTAACATACGAAAAGCAATCTATTGGCTTATGCAAGGTGTTAAAGCAGGGGATTCTCTGGTGTTCCATTTTTCTGGTCATGGCTTACAACAAAGGAACTACACTTTAGATGAAATCGATGGTTATGATGAAACACTTTGCCCTTTAGACTATGCAAAAAAAGGAATGATTGTTGATGATGAACTAAATGCAACACTAGTTAGGCCTCTTCCTCGTGGCGCTAAGCTTCACGCCATCATAGATGCTTGTCACAGTGGTACTATGCTAGATTTACCCTATCTTTGTAGAATGGACAGGTCTGTGCATGATAGTACTATGATTTAGTCCTTTTACTTACTCTTTGTCCAAACTATTAGTAGTCGTTTTACGTTTAATCTTATGCAGAACTGGACGATATGTGTGGGAAGATCATCGTCCTCGATCAGGAACATGGAAAGGAACAAGTGGAGGAGAGGCTATATCTTTCAGTGGCTGTGATGATCATCAAAAGTCAGCAGACACAGATGTAAAGttcacttcttttttcttttttttttagtctaAACTCAATCAACCTAAACAAAAACCAATCAAATGACTTACT
The window above is part of the Solanum pennellii chromosome 5, SPENNV200 genome. Proteins encoded here:
- the LOC107020478 gene encoding metacaspase-1-like, with the translated sequence MMKFVDCTNCNTTLLLPNGAQSIRCAICCAVVSADTTESRKTSRLTSYMNNYFPMLHGRTSPAAGQKIQPPPAFGRKRALIIGITYKNTKDELQGCINDAKCMKFLLVNRFKFPQEAVIMLTEEERDPQRIPTLRNIRKAIYWLMQGVKAGDSLVFHFSGHGLQQRNYTLDEIDGYDETLCPLDYAKKGMIVDDELNATLVRPLPRGAKLHAIIDACHSGTMLDLPYLCRMDRTGRYVWEDHRPRSGTWKGTSGGEAISFSGCDDHQKSADTDSLAKVMSTGAMTFSFVQAIERGQGTTYGSILNAIRSSIRNTDSDLGGKIVSSLLTMLTTGRSNSGFGMRQEPQLTANETFDVYTKKFSL